In one window of Gudongella oleilytica DNA:
- the efp gene encoding elongation factor P — MIQAGEFRKGITFVMDGDVWQIIDFQHVKPGKGAAFVRAKIRNVLSGGAKEITFNPTERFEKAVIETKEMQYLYSDGELYHFMDTATYEQLPLSYESVEEAIKYLRENDTAVIRFFQGKAFEVQAPNFVELEVTETEPGVKGDTAQGATKQAIVETGVSISVPLFVNIGDRIKIDTRTGEYLSRV; from the coding sequence TTGATACAAGCAGGGGAGTTTAGAAAGGGTATAACCTTCGTCATGGACGGGGATGTATGGCAGATAATCGATTTTCAACATGTTAAGCCTGGAAAAGGCGCAGCATTTGTAAGGGCTAAAATCAGAAACGTTTTGTCAGGGGGAGCGAAGGAAATCACCTTCAACCCGACTGAGAGATTCGAGAAGGCTGTTATTGAAACAAAGGAAATGCAGTACCTGTATTCAGATGGCGAGCTATATCACTTCATGGATACTGCAACATATGAGCAGCTCCCGCTTTCCTATGAATCAGTTGAGGAAGCTATCAAATACCTTAGGGAGAATGATACAGCAGTTATCAGATTCTTCCAGGGCAAGGCCTTCGAAGTACAGGCACCTAACTTTGTTGAGTTAGAGGTAACTGAGACTGAACCGGGAGTAAAGGGTGACACAGCTCAGGGAGCAACAAAGCAGGCAATAGTTGAAACCGGAGTTTCCATCAGTGTTCCGTTGTTTGTGAACATTGGAGACAGAATAAAAATCGACACGCGAACCGGAGAATATCTGTCCAGAGTATAA
- the nusB gene encoding transcription antitermination factor NusB, with the protein MGRKQAREGAMQLLFQIECNGEFGEDVVGAFLENFQFEGNEAKFIEEAIQGVLDNREHIDSLITKNLEGWSLERLAKVDLSTLRLAAYEILYRDDIPVEVSINEAIEITKKYSSDDSYKYVNGVLGGLVRGLEKDE; encoded by the coding sequence ATGGGTAGAAAGCAGGCAAGAGAAGGTGCAATGCAGCTTTTGTTTCAAATCGAATGTAACGGCGAGTTTGGGGAGGATGTAGTAGGAGCCTTCCTTGAGAACTTCCAGTTTGAAGGAAACGAGGCAAAATTTATTGAGGAAGCGATCCAGGGAGTGCTTGATAACAGGGAGCATATAGATTCACTTATCACAAAAAACCTTGAGGGATGGTCTCTTGAAAGGCTGGCTAAGGTCGATCTGTCGACTCTGAGACTGGCTGCATACGAGATTCTTTACAGGGATGATATCCCGGTCGAGGTATCCATCAATGAAGCAATTGAGATAACGAAAAAATACAGCTCAGATGATTCCTACAAGTATGTAAATGGAGTACTGGGAGGCCTTGTCAGAGGCCTTGAGAAAGATGAGTAG
- a CDS encoding Asp23/Gls24 family envelope stress response protein, with protein sequence MTDKIHMEGIENGSIKISNEVIASIAGMASSKVEGVVGMSGNLAGGITELLGKKNPTKGIKVEVRDDGVYLEMHLMLCYGSKLNEVGLEVQKKVKEAIESMTDLTVREVNVFIEGIGKTKTDKETPETK encoded by the coding sequence ATGACTGATAAGATCCATATGGAGGGCATAGAGAACGGAAGCATAAAAATATCCAACGAAGTGATCGCCAGTATTGCAGGCATGGCTTCAAGCAAGGTAGAGGGCGTTGTGGGAATGAGCGGCAACCTTGCAGGCGGCATAACTGAGCTTCTTGGCAAGAAGAATCCGACAAAGGGGATAAAGGTTGAGGTAAGGGACGATGGGGTTTACCTTGAGATGCACCTTATGCTTTGCTATGGCTCAAAGCTTAATGAGGTTGGTCTTGAGGTGCAAAAGAAGGTCAAGGAAGCTATTGAATCTATGACTGACCTTACCGTCAGGGAAGTAAATGTGTTTATTGAGGGAATTGGAAAGACTAAAACGGACAAGGAAACTCCGGAGACAAAATAG
- a CDS encoding PilW family protein — protein sequence MKSAGKYKGFSLIEVVVGLGLVSIVVASLMSVLQLSNLITKRVEEQDKSSISAIYSLEYIKDEIKRSEKVYPIDACPGLSDIYPDNFGFILMETVKDDDGTKYNYKTYYMGDGTIKRIAYNNSIVKMPAYDKFSGFNTVAENVVSIEGTGLDAENALIRICLEVDQGDDKTRTYIAAASVKGRVID from the coding sequence TTGAAGTCAGCAGGCAAATACAAGGGGTTTTCACTAATTGAGGTGGTTGTAGGGCTGGGATTGGTTTCAATTGTTGTTGCGAGCTTAATGTCTGTCCTTCAGCTTTCCAATCTTATCACAAAAAGAGTTGAAGAACAGGATAAAAGCTCAATATCTGCGATATACTCCCTGGAATATATTAAGGATGAGATCAAGAGATCGGAAAAGGTCTACCCAATAGATGCATGCCCCGGCCTTTCTGATATTTACCCCGATAATTTTGGATTTATCCTAATGGAAACAGTGAAGGATGATGATGGAACGAAGTATAACTACAAGACATATTACATGGGTGATGGCACGATCAAAAGGATCGCTTACAACAACAGCATTGTAAAGATGCCAGCTTATGACAAATTTTCAGGCTTCAATACTGTAGCAGAAAATGTAGTGTCTATTGAGGGTACCGGCTTAGATGCTGAAAACGCACTGATCCGTATATGCTTGGAGGTAGATCAGGGTGATGATAAGACAAGAACCTACATTGCAGCGGCTTCAGTAAAGGGGCGTGTTATCGATTGA
- a CDS encoding CD1247 N-terminal domain-containing protein: protein MEYLFQKVAYLKGLADGLGIDESTKEGKLLLTIVETLEEFAEVMEEIVEDQIDLEEYVNFIDEDLADVEDDIYGDEEDYEFDDDDFEFDDYTDCCDDEGCGCHKGFGIDEYFDDEDEEDEE from the coding sequence ATGGAATACTTATTTCAGAAGGTAGCATACCTTAAGGGCCTGGCTGATGGGCTGGGTATCGACGAATCCACTAAGGAGGGCAAGCTTCTCCTGACTATCGTCGAAACGCTGGAAGAGTTCGCAGAGGTTATGGAGGAGATCGTTGAGGATCAGATCGATCTTGAGGAGTACGTAAACTTCATCGACGAGGACCTTGCCGACGTAGAGGATGACATCTACGGAGACGAAGAGGACTATGAGTTTGATGATGACGACTTTGAGTTTGACGATTACACTGACTGCTGTGACGATGAAGGCTGCGGCTGTCACAAGGGATTTGGAATCGATGAATATTTCGATGACGAAGACGAAGAGGACGAAGAATAA
- a CDS encoding type II secretion system protein produces MKKGFILLEILLGITFLGIVAAASLPLMTNSMISMDRAAERGEMIYLCDYVAQKLKTDDDEVLESVESLLNEGSIEYRDEEIDEDVYSCTLDLMEAEGNYMLIGVRIKSQKYDNMEVRLEVSRQIQGVFTN; encoded by the coding sequence ATGAAAAAGGGGTTTATATTGCTGGAAATACTTTTAGGGATCACTTTTTTAGGAATTGTCGCTGCTGCCAGCTTACCTTTAATGACGAATTCCATGATAAGCATGGACAGAGCTGCGGAGAGAGGCGAGATGATTTATCTTTGTGATTATGTGGCACAAAAACTTAAAACTGATGACGATGAGGTATTGGAATCAGTTGAGAGTTTACTCAACGAAGGCAGCATTGAATACCGGGATGAGGAAATTGATGAAGATGTGTATAGCTGTACCCTTGATCTGATGGAAGCTGAGGGGAATTATATGTTGATCGGAGTAAGGATCAAATCACAAAAATATGACAACATGGAGGTCAGACTTGAAGTCAGCAGGCAAATACAAGGGGTTTTCACTAATTGA
- a CDS encoding TlyA family RNA methyltransferase, whose product MVKKRADIILHEKGLVESREKGKRVIMEGSVYVGEKRVDKPGEYLDETVEIHIRTNPLQYVSRGGLKLEKAMAEFGIDLQGNVCMDMGASTGGFTDCMLRSGASKVYAVDVGYGQLDWRLRNDPRVLVMERTNIRYMEEDSIEDRLDFVSIDVSFISLKHILPVASSFLKEDGRVVALVKPQFEAGRDKVGKKGIVRDRSTHKEVIKAVILHGEQCGLYPEGLTFSPITGTTGNIEFLLCLSKAKRVISEEIIEKVLDEAHDNLG is encoded by the coding sequence ATGGTTAAGAAGAGAGCTGACATTATCCTGCATGAGAAAGGCCTGGTCGAGTCAAGGGAAAAGGGCAAGAGAGTGATCATGGAGGGTTCGGTATATGTTGGAGAAAAACGGGTCGATAAGCCGGGGGAATATCTGGATGAGACCGTTGAAATACATATAAGGACCAATCCTCTCCAGTATGTGAGCAGGGGAGGCTTGAAGCTTGAGAAGGCAATGGCCGAGTTCGGTATTGACCTTCAGGGGAACGTCTGCATGGATATGGGCGCTTCAACCGGGGGATTTACTGACTGCATGCTGCGATCCGGCGCATCGAAGGTATATGCAGTCGACGTTGGCTATGGTCAGCTTGACTGGAGACTCAGAAACGATCCTCGGGTGCTTGTCATGGAAAGGACCAATATCCGCTATATGGAGGAGGATTCCATAGAGGATAGACTTGACTTTGTATCCATCGATGTCAGCTTTATTAGTCTGAAGCATATCCTTCCTGTCGCCTCGTCATTTCTTAAGGAGGATGGAAGGGTAGTTGCTCTTGTTAAGCCCCAGTTTGAAGCAGGAAGGGATAAGGTCGGGAAGAAGGGCATAGTCAGGGACAGATCTACCCACAAGGAGGTAATCAAGGCCGTCATCCTTCATGGAGAGCAGTGCGGTCTGTACCCTGAAGGACTTACGTTTTCACCTATAACCGGAACTACTGGTAACATTGAGTTTTTACTTTGCCTCTCTAAGGCCAAGCGAGTAATATCTGAAGAAATTATTGAAAAGGTACTGGATGAGGCCCACGATAATTTAGGATAA
- a CDS encoding pilus assembly FimT family protein, with product MALLESNRKGYTLIELLMVVALISLFLAIAVPRFSFVHAMREKQEIKYLYKDLLYARNKAVVEKKSISFDIDLAKNSYRISEGTKEIKKVELKNGVILEGCTKGNLLFNRIGSSGNNAQTITFRTRSGDWYQITIPVATPDITLKKVD from the coding sequence ATGGCGTTATTAGAGAGTAACAGGAAGGGCTACACACTCATCGAGCTGCTGATGGTGGTAGCCCTTATTTCTTTGTTTTTGGCCATTGCTGTTCCGAGATTTTCCTTTGTCCACGCCATGAGGGAGAAGCAGGAGATCAAGTACCTGTATAAGGATCTGTTATATGCGAGAAATAAAGCCGTTGTTGAAAAAAAGTCCATCAGCTTTGACATTGATCTGGCAAAAAATAGCTATCGAATAAGTGAAGGTACGAAGGAAATAAAGAAGGTCGAGCTTAAGAATGGAGTGATCCTTGAGGGCTGCACGAAAGGAAATCTGCTGTTCAATAGAATCGGAAGCTCAGGAAACAATGCACAGACCATAACCTTTAGAACAAGAAGCGGAGATTGGTATCAAATTACTATTCCAGTAGCAACACCTGACATAACATTAAAGAAGGTCGATTGA
- a CDS encoding shikimate kinase — MKNIVLIGMSGVGKSVKGRYLAKYMGWRFLDTDRMISDEMGMTIEEIFEKHGEPFFRQKEREVLAYAMSFENTVVSTGGGIILDPENVKLIKDRGVVFFLHGSIDSIASNIESSSIARPLLAGDGELRDRIERLYRSREALYYSSCHMAIHVDGMTRSEFSRKIKDSYRKLLPC, encoded by the coding sequence ATGAAAAATATCGTATTGATAGGTATGAGCGGCGTGGGTAAATCCGTAAAGGGAAGGTACCTGGCTAAGTATATGGGCTGGAGATTTCTTGACACGGACAGGATGATTTCTGATGAGATGGGAATGACCATTGAGGAGATATTTGAAAAACATGGAGAGCCATTTTTCCGTCAGAAGGAAAGGGAGGTCCTTGCGTATGCCATGTCCTTTGAGAACACTGTCGTTTCGACTGGAGGGGGAATAATCCTTGATCCAGAGAATGTTAAGCTTATAAAGGACAGAGGTGTAGTATTTTTTCTCCATGGCTCAATCGACTCAATTGCTTCAAATATTGAAAGCAGCAGCATTGCCAGACCTCTTCTTGCTGGGGATGGAGAACTTAGAGACAGGATAGAAAGGCTTTACAGGAGCAGGGAAGCTTTGTATTATTCATCCTGCCATATGGCCATACATGTAGATGGCATGACACGGAGTGAATTCTCCCGAAAAATCAAGGACAGCTACCGTAAACTTTTACCTTGTTAG
- a CDS encoding anhydro-N-acetylmuramic acid kinase — protein MEYWEALSEALRKMSRLYLGLDTSNYTTSISVVDQDGNIVQDLRRLLKVKEGERGLRQQEALFQHVKNLPELFEELRCDTKGIQAVGVSTRPRSEEGSYMPVFLAGEGFGRAVAAMLKVPLFRLSHQDGHGACALMDNPGIEKALLLHISGGTTELVELTDLSDEFSTKILGGTLDISLGQLVDRVGVKLGMGFPSGMEMDRLSIMGSGLPISLKVDPKDGCVNLSGLENKFSKEIDKGSKPEDICNTLFLTSAKVCEALIRYGLSLEAYERVIVVGGVAENRIIRERLAEIFPQGLLSFTKSGLSSDNAVGIAWLTRRLNEGRE, from the coding sequence ATGGAGTACTGGGAGGCCTTGTCAGAGGCCTTGAGAAAGATGAGTAGACTTTACTTGGGTTTGGATACAAGTAACTATACTACTTCAATATCCGTCGTAGACCAGGATGGGAATATCGTCCAGGATCTAAGAAGGCTCCTGAAGGTAAAAGAGGGAGAAAGGGGTCTTAGACAGCAGGAGGCCCTTTTTCAGCATGTAAAGAACCTTCCTGAGCTGTTTGAGGAGCTAAGGTGCGATACAAAGGGTATACAGGCAGTTGGTGTAAGCACAAGGCCCCGATCTGAGGAGGGCTCGTATATGCCGGTTTTCCTTGCAGGGGAAGGCTTTGGCAGAGCTGTTGCAGCTATGCTTAAGGTACCTTTATTTAGGCTTAGTCATCAGGATGGGCATGGGGCTTGTGCACTTATGGACAATCCGGGCATAGAGAAAGCTCTGTTGCTTCATATATCCGGAGGCACCACTGAGTTGGTTGAACTTACTGACTTATCTGATGAATTTTCTACAAAAATTCTTGGAGGAACGCTTGATATAAGTCTGGGCCAGCTGGTTGATCGTGTAGGAGTCAAGCTTGGGATGGGATTTCCCAGCGGGATGGAGATGGACAGGCTCTCAATTATGGGATCCGGTTTGCCTATTAGCTTAAAAGTTGATCCAAAGGATGGCTGTGTAAACCTCTCAGGGCTTGAGAACAAGTTTTCAAAGGAAATCGATAAGGGATCAAAGCCCGAGGATATTTGCAATACATTATTCTTAACTTCAGCTAAAGTCTGCGAAGCACTCATCCGATACGGACTTTCTCTTGAAGCATATGAAAGGGTAATCGTCGTAGGCGGCGTTGCAGAGAACAGGATCATAAGAGAAAGACTTGCTGAAATATTTCCACAGGGACTTCTAAGCTTTACAAAATCCGGATTATCCTCCGACAATGCAGTAGGCATAGCCTGGCTGACAAGGAGACTTAATGAAGGAAGGGAATGA
- a CDS encoding polyprenyl synthetase family protein translates to MRATDNRNEYLRLIDEGLMNAIKSRTPYELEISQAMEYSLFTGGKRLRPLMTIKAYEMYHDYIYKALPYAIAIEMIHTYSLIHDDLPAMDNDDYRRGKLTSHKVFGEAMAILAGDGLLNLAFETMLSAAKESCDMESIKAMQEIARASGCKGMIGGQAIDLRSELESMDEESLLFMYKSKTAALIQASIISGAILGGADSEHIEKLRDFGLRLGLAYQIQDDLLDDEKDESIEKCTYLSFHSREEAEKKVLELSNRAVSILDSLDEVDTSFFRDLTLELAGRQV, encoded by the coding sequence ATGAGAGCTACTGATAACAGGAATGAGTATCTTAGGCTAATTGATGAGGGCCTTATGAATGCTATAAAGTCGAGGACCCCCTATGAGCTCGAGATTTCTCAGGCTATGGAGTACAGCCTTTTTACAGGCGGAAAGAGGCTAAGGCCACTTATGACGATAAAGGCTTATGAGATGTATCACGATTATATATACAAAGCGCTGCCCTATGCCATAGCTATTGAGATGATCCACACTTATTCGCTGATACATGACGATCTTCCTGCAATGGATAATGACGACTACCGAAGAGGGAAGCTTACAAGCCACAAGGTCTTTGGCGAAGCAATGGCAATACTTGCAGGAGATGGTCTTTTGAACCTTGCATTTGAGACTATGCTGTCTGCTGCAAAGGAAAGCTGTGATATGGAATCCATTAAGGCTATGCAGGAAATAGCAAGAGCCTCCGGCTGTAAGGGAATGATTGGAGGACAGGCTATTGACCTAAGATCTGAGTTGGAATCCATGGATGAGGAAAGCCTTTTGTTTATGTACAAGAGTAAAACTGCTGCCCTGATACAGGCAAGCATAATTTCAGGAGCGATCCTTGGAGGTGCCGATTCAGAGCATATTGAAAAGCTGAGGGACTTTGGATTGAGGCTTGGGCTTGCATATCAAATACAGGACGACCTTCTTGACGACGAGAAGGACGAGAGTATTGAAAAGTGTACCTATTTATCCTTCCATTCAAGGGAAGAGGCGGAGAAGAAGGTGTTGGAGCTTAGCAATAGAGCTGTTTCAATACTGGACTCTCTCGATGAAGTTGACACATCATTTTTCCGGGATCTGACTCTTGAGCTCGCCGGCAGACAGGTATGA
- the xseA gene encoding exodeoxyribonuclease VII large subunit yields MKEGNDRMRPLMVSEVNGYIKKLFAGDILLTYLQIEGEISNFTHHYSGHMYFSLKDDKSRIKCVMFKNDNEAIDFKPKDGMRVVISGQVSVYEKDGSYQVYARKMGKQGLGDLYRAFEELKKKLAEEGLFDQERKVPLPRIPKKIGVVTSSTGAAIRDITSILKRRYPAVNMLLYPALVQGDGAPKDIIKALKYLDAREDIDVIIVGRGGGSFEELGAFNDEALARCIVDLDTPVISAVGHETDFTIADFVADVRAATPSAAAELSVPDRKTLLDEVSSIGSSVLGEMGRKISREDDKLDGLMKRLSYSSPYRSLSDKQMELDGIFRQLEHSMFRSFSGYRERLAGYDARLKLSDPGLPLEKGYGIVTDPDGRIIRSIEGIRPKDVISVRLKDGSLKARVEEVFEEAKDEN; encoded by the coding sequence ATGAAGGAAGGGAATGATCGTATGAGGCCATTGATGGTCAGCGAGGTAAACGGCTATATCAAGAAGCTGTTTGCAGGAGATATATTGCTTACATATCTGCAGATAGAGGGTGAAATTTCCAACTTCACCCACCATTACAGCGGACATATGTATTTTAGCCTGAAGGACGACAAGAGCAGGATAAAGTGCGTTATGTTCAAGAACGATAACGAGGCTATAGATTTCAAACCGAAGGATGGCATGAGAGTCGTGATATCGGGGCAGGTATCCGTTTATGAGAAGGATGGAAGCTATCAGGTATATGCCAGAAAGATGGGAAAACAAGGCCTTGGAGATCTGTACCGGGCTTTTGAGGAACTGAAAAAGAAGCTTGCTGAGGAAGGCCTGTTCGACCAGGAGAGGAAGGTACCCTTACCGAGGATACCTAAGAAAATCGGTGTAGTCACATCCTCAACGGGTGCTGCAATTAGAGATATTACTAGTATACTCAAGAGACGTTACCCAGCTGTAAATATGCTGCTTTATCCAGCTTTGGTTCAGGGAGACGGGGCTCCCAAGGATATAATAAAAGCGCTTAAGTACCTTGATGCAAGGGAAGATATAGACGTGATAATCGTAGGAAGGGGTGGAGGATCCTTCGAAGAGCTTGGTGCATTTAACGACGAGGCTCTTGCAAGATGCATAGTAGATTTGGACACACCGGTGATTTCAGCTGTCGGTCATGAGACGGACTTTACAATAGCCGACTTTGTCGCTGATGTCCGAGCTGCTACTCCCTCTGCTGCAGCAGAGCTGTCAGTACCTGATAGAAAGACCCTTTTGGATGAAGTAAGCTCGATTGGGAGCTCGGTCCTTGGAGAAATGGGGAGAAAAATCTCCAGGGAGGATGATAAGCTGGATGGACTAATGAAGAGGTTATCCTACTCAAGTCCCTACAGGTCCCTTTCAGATAAGCAAATGGAGCTTGATGGCATATTCAGACAACTGGAGCATTCAATGTTTCGAAGCTTTTCAGGCTACAGGGAAAGGCTTGCCGGGTATGATGCCAGACTTAAGCTTTCCGATCCGGGGCTTCCACTTGAAAAGGGCTATGGAATAGTGACTGATCCTGATGGAAGGATAATAAGAAGCATCGAAGGGATAAGACCAAAGGATGTGATCTCAGTAAGACTTAAGGATGGCAGCCTAAAGGCAAGGGTTGAAGAGGTTTTCGAGGAGGCTAAGGATGAAAATTAA
- the xseB gene encoding exodeoxyribonuclease VII small subunit yields MKIKDMNYEEGYERIQELLQELEGGELKLQESVEKFKEAMDIYEHLRGLLTKAEGEVKQVLERDGSLQEEDFPGQGQEGIDESY; encoded by the coding sequence ATGAAAATTAAGGATATGAACTACGAAGAAGGCTATGAAAGGATCCAGGAGCTTCTTCAGGAGCTTGAGGGTGGAGAGTTGAAGCTTCAGGAATCAGTGGAAAAGTTCAAGGAGGCTATGGATATATACGAGCATTTAAGGGGATTGTTGACGAAGGCTGAGGGAGAAGTAAAGCAGGTGCTTGAAAGAGACGGAAGTCTTCAGGAGGAAGATTTTCCAGGGCAAGGTCAGGAGGGTATCGATGAGAGCTACTGA
- the recN gene encoding DNA repair protein RecN — protein sequence MLKELHISNFAIIEDLTIEFEEGFNLLTGETGSGKSIIIEALELVLGGRGSREMIRSGCDKAVVEAMFALNDKFREALSSQGFEAEDWLILTRELSEKYPSVSRINGRPVTLSTLSSFTKGLVDVFGQHEHQSLLDVSNHIRILDMLLDAEGRSIIAELARDHEIYRELAGKREELVISSQERERELDLLEFQINEIAEANLTPEDDEKLELEFKRLFNLKDIIAGASLAGDAISSREYGQEGALALLDRAIASLKDIKKYDEKLLQYSNKLDSLRYELEDIGRELSHYCESQEIDEEKLFSLRERLDKVNSLKKKYGNSVELIMQFKYKTEDRREKLLNLDKELSQLDQRINALQAERLKKAERLSILRREAAERLDRSMESELQSLSMENVLFKTSFTRKNEVGKYGIDEVEFLISTNPGEDLKPLSRIVSGGEMSRIMLAFKGIIADGDGIPVLIFDEIDTGISGRTAQVVGEKIKRIAVNHQVISVSHLPQIAALADTHFAISKDSRDKDVITLVRKLSREERIEELARLISGASTTETTLKHAREMLELSNKVK from the coding sequence ATGCTAAAGGAGCTCCACATCAGTAATTTTGCCATAATTGAAGATCTGACGATTGAATTTGAGGAGGGCTTTAATCTCCTCACAGGAGAGACTGGCTCAGGTAAATCTATTATTATCGAGGCGTTGGAGCTGGTACTGGGAGGCAGAGGAAGCCGTGAAATGATTCGAAGCGGCTGTGATAAGGCGGTCGTGGAGGCAATGTTCGCATTGAACGACAAATTCAGGGAAGCGCTCTCTTCACAGGGATTCGAGGCTGAGGACTGGCTGATACTGACAAGGGAGCTTTCCGAGAAATATCCAAGTGTGTCCAGAATAAACGGAAGACCTGTTACATTGTCAACTCTTTCCTCTTTTACCAAGGGGCTGGTGGATGTATTCGGCCAGCATGAGCATCAGTCTTTGCTGGATGTATCAAACCACATCAGGATACTGGATATGCTTTTAGACGCCGAGGGAAGAAGTATCATTGCAGAGCTTGCCAGGGATCATGAGATTTACAGGGAGCTTGCAGGAAAGCGCGAAGAGCTGGTAATTTCATCTCAGGAAAGGGAGAGGGAACTGGATCTTCTCGAGTTTCAGATAAATGAAATCGCTGAAGCAAACCTCACTCCAGAGGATGACGAGAAGCTTGAACTGGAATTCAAAAGGCTTTTCAACCTAAAGGATATTATAGCAGGAGCTTCTTTGGCAGGGGATGCCATTAGTAGCAGAGAGTATGGACAGGAAGGAGCACTGGCTCTTTTAGACAGAGCAATTGCTTCATTAAAGGATATTAAGAAATATGATGAAAAATTATTACAATATAGCAATAAATTAGATTCTCTGAGGTATGAACTTGAGGATATTGGCAGGGAGCTATCCCATTATTGCGAGTCGCAGGAGATTGACGAGGAGAAGCTTTTCTCTTTGAGGGAGAGACTGGATAAGGTGAACTCTCTTAAGAAGAAGTATGGAAATTCCGTTGAACTGATAATGCAGTTTAAGTACAAGACAGAGGACAGAAGAGAAAAGCTTCTTAACCTCGACAAAGAGCTGTCCCAGCTTGACCAGAGGATCAATGCTCTCCAGGCTGAAAGGCTTAAAAAGGCTGAGAGACTTAGTATTCTCAGGAGGGAGGCTGCTGAGAGACTTGATCGCAGCATGGAATCTGAGCTCCAGTCTCTTAGTATGGAGAATGTCCTTTTCAAGACCTCGTTCACCCGAAAGAATGAGGTAGGGAAATACGGGATCGATGAGGTAGAGTTCCTTATATCCACTAATCCGGGCGAGGACTTGAAGCCTCTCTCAAGGATAGTATCAGGTGGAGAAATGTCCCGTATAATGCTTGCCTTTAAGGGAATAATTGCCGACGGGGATGGCATTCCGGTACTTATTTTTGATGAAATAGACACTGGGATAAGCGGAAGGACCGCACAGGTCGTGGGGGAAAAGATCAAAAGGATAGCAGTGAACCACCAGGTAATATCCGTATCCCACCTGCCTCAAATTGCAGCTCTCGCGGATACGCATTTTGCCATAAGCAAGGATTCGAGGGACAAAGACGTTATAACCCTTGTGAGGAAGCTGTCCAGAGAGGAACGGATCGAGGAGTTAGCAAGGCTTATAAGTGGAGCGAGTACCACCGAAACGACCCTGAAGCATGCAAGAGAGATGCTGGAGCTGTCAAATAAGGTTAAATAA